ATTAATGAAGTGATATAATATTTTTAGCGGAGGTGAAATTTATGGCTTTAAAAAATAGAACTAAAGTTACTACTACTATTAAAAATGAGTTAGTAGATAAGTTAGATGTTCTTAATAATAAAACTAGAATACCTAAATCTAAATTGTTTGACGAGGCATTAGAATTGCTTTTTAAAGAACATAAAGAAGAATTTCAAGATTAGTATTTAACCAATCTTGAAATAGCCAATTCATCCCCGCCGATTCATCAGCGGGGATGAATTGGCTATAATTCGGTAATCTTTTAAGATTACAGGTGAAATCCTTATTTCTAGTTAAACACCTAGTATTCAATTGTCATCTAAAACTAAACTCCACCTAAATTATTAAAAATTTCTTCATATTCTTTTATAATAACTCCATTAGCAAATGATTTGTTTAAGGCACATACTGTTAATTTATAATCAGAATTTAAATTATAATTTTTTAAGAAAAAATTACTAAATTCAAGATGTCTTTTTAACCAAATTTTATTATTTTCTTTTATTATAAATGAATCTAATGAGATGGATAATCCTTTACCCACCGCTTTTATATAACTTTCTTTTGAAGTCCATAAATAATAAAAATACTCTAATCTATCTTTCTTATTTTTTGACATTAAATTATTATATTCTTCTTTAGTAAAAAAATTTTGGGCTATCTTAAAATCAATAAAATCTATTTTTTCTATGTCTATTCCAATTTTTCTATCACTTACTGCACATACTACCCATTCTCCTGAATGGGATACATTAAAATGAAACTCAGGATAATCTTTTAAAAAGGGTTTCCCATAATCATTTTTCTTAAATATTATATTTTGATTTTTTATTTTAAATTCATTATATATTAAACTTCTAATTAAAATTTCCCCTATTATAGTTCGATAAGCATCTTTCTTCTTTAAAAATTTTTTTGCTTTATTCTGTTTTTCTAATGATATTAAGGGTAATATTTTATTAAACTTTGAATCATTCAACTTTTTTAATCTAACAGCAAATATTTTATTCATCATAAGTCATTCCCACTTCATCTACATATTTCACGTGATGTATTCCGTAAAAAACGTAAAAAATGCTCAATTTCAGAACTCTTATTTAATTCTTTATCCATTTTTTTAATAGCTTGAGAAATATTATTATCAGAGCGATATAAATATTTATAAGCCTGCTTAATCTCTTTTCTTAATTCAGGTGTGACTCCATTTCTTCGTAACCCCACCACATTAATTCCATGTACTGATGCTGGATTCCCATCAACTAAAATATATGGTGGAATATCTTTCGTTACTTTGGAATGGGCCCCAATCATAGCCATTCTCCCAATTTTTACAAATTCATAAATTTCAGCTAATCCAGTAATAACCACTGAATCCTCAACAATAACATGCTCCCCAAAATCAACAGCATTAGTTATAGTAATATTATTTTTTAATTGACAATCATGGGCAACATGACAATAAGCCATAATCAAATTATTGTCACCTATCTTAGTTACTCCACTACCTGCTTCAGTTCCACAATGAATAGTAGCAAATTCTCGAATTGTATTTTCATTCCCAATTTCTACACAACCTTTTTCACCTTCAAACTTTAAATCTTGAGGTTCTCTTCCAATCACAGCCCCATGAAAAATCTTATTATCCTTTCCTATTCTAGTCTGCCCTTCAATTACAACATGAGCTCCTATCTCAGTTCCAGAATCAATTTTAACATTTCCTCCAATTATAGTATAAGGGCCTATTTCTACATCTTTAGCAATCTCAGCTCCTGAATAAATTATAGCTGTCTCATGAATGTTATTAAGATGCACAATATT
This genomic interval from Sporohalobacter salinus contains the following:
- a CDS encoding ribbon-helix-helix domain-containing protein produces the protein MALKNRTKVTTTIKNELVDKLDVLNNKTRIPKSKLFDEALELLFKEHKEEFQD
- a CDS encoding 4'-phosphopantetheinyl transferase family protein, translated to MNKIFAVRLKKLNDSKFNKILPLISLEKQNKAKKFLKKKDAYRTIIGEILIRSLIYNEFKIKNQNIIFKKNDYGKPFLKDYPEFHFNVSHSGEWVVCAVSDRKIGIDIEKIDFIDFKIAQNFFTKEEYNNLMSKNKKDRLEYFYYLWTSKESYIKAVGKGLSISLDSFIIKENNKIWLKRHLEFSNFFLKNYNLNSDYKLTVCALNKSFANGVIIKEYEEIFNNLGGV
- the lpxA gene encoding acyl-ACP--UDP-N-acetylglucosamine O-acyltransferase — translated: MSNNIVHLNNIHETAIIYSGAEIAKDVEIGPYTIIGGNVKIDSGTEIGAHVVIEGQTRIGKDNKIFHGAVIGREPQDLKFEGEKGCVEIGNENTIREFATIHCGTEAGSGVTKIGDNNLIMAYCHVAHDCQLKNNITITNAVDFGEHVIVEDSVVITGLAEIYEFVKIGRMAMIGAHSKVTKDIPPYILVDGNPASVHGINVVGLRRNGVTPELRKEIKQAYKYLYRSDNNISQAIKKMDKELNKSSEIEHFLRFLRNTSREICR